In one window of Coralliovum pocilloporae DNA:
- the moaA gene encoding GTP 3',8-cyclase MoaA, with translation MAHELLSPSSKPEPMIDPFGRAVTYLRVSVTDRCDFRCVYCMSEHMTFLPKKEVLSLEELERVCSAFIEKGVRKLRITGGEPLVRKNIMSLFRQLGSHIDTGALEELTVTTNGSQLAKYATELYDCGVRRINVSIDTLDHDKFKTVTRWGNLGRVLEGLQAAKEAGLQVKLNAVALKEVNHQELPQMIEWAHGQGYDFTVIETMPLGEIEGDRTDQYLPLSQVRDELSERWTLNDIPYKTGGPARYVEIKETGGRLGFITPMTHNFCESCNRVRLTCTGTLYMCLGQEDAKDLREPLRASEGNELLYQAIDEAIARKPKGHDFIIDRNTRQPSVGRHMSVTGG, from the coding sequence ATGGCACACGAACTCTTGTCACCATCATCCAAGCCGGAACCGATGATCGACCCGTTTGGGCGCGCGGTGACCTATTTGCGTGTCTCGGTTACAGACCGTTGTGACTTCCGCTGTGTTTACTGCATGTCCGAGCACATGACCTTCCTGCCCAAGAAAGAGGTTCTGTCTCTTGAGGAACTGGAGCGAGTCTGCTCTGCCTTTATTGAAAAAGGCGTGCGCAAACTCCGGATCACCGGCGGGGAACCACTGGTCCGCAAGAACATCATGTCCCTGTTCCGTCAGCTTGGCAGCCATATCGATACTGGCGCTCTGGAAGAACTGACTGTAACCACCAACGGGTCCCAGCTCGCAAAATATGCGACCGAGCTTTACGACTGTGGTGTCCGCCGGATCAACGTGTCTATCGATACGCTTGATCATGACAAGTTCAAGACTGTGACCCGCTGGGGCAATCTTGGCCGGGTTCTTGAAGGGCTCCAGGCCGCCAAAGAAGCTGGCCTGCAGGTCAAGCTCAATGCTGTGGCACTGAAGGAAGTCAACCATCAGGAACTGCCGCAGATGATCGAGTGGGCTCATGGTCAGGGCTATGATTTCACCGTGATCGAGACCATGCCTCTGGGTGAGATTGAGGGAGATCGTACAGACCAGTATCTGCCCCTCTCCCAGGTCCGTGACGAGCTGTCAGAGCGCTGGACCCTGAATGATATTCCCTACAAGACCGGCGGCCCGGCCCGTTATGTGGAGATCAAGGAAACAGGCGGCCGTCTCGGCTTTATCACACCGATGACCCATAATTTCTGCGAAAGCTGCAACCGCGTCCGCCTCACCTGCACCGGTACGCTGTATATGTGCCTTGGTCAGGAAGACGCCAAGGACCTCAGGGAACCACTTAGGGCATCAGAAGGTAACGAGCTGCTCTATCAGGCCATTGATGAAGCCATCGCGCGGAAGCCGAAGGGTCATGACTTTATCATTGACCGCAACACCCGTCAGCCAAGCGTTGGCCGCCATATGTCTGTGACAGGCGGTTAG
- a CDS encoding DUF971 domain-containing protein: MSAQSPQPTELRVSQDKRCLTVSFDNNERFELSAEYLRVESPSAEVQGHGADQKQIVSGKKHVSISNIEPVGNYAVRITFSDGHNTGYYMWETFLALGREREQIWQTYIDALDARGLSR, translated from the coding sequence ATGTCAGCGCAATCCCCGCAACCGACCGAACTTCGAGTGTCGCAAGACAAGCGATGTCTGACTGTCTCGTTTGACAACAACGAGCGGTTTGAACTGTCTGCCGAATATCTGCGGGTCGAAAGCCCCAGCGCAGAGGTGCAGGGCCATGGAGCGGATCAGAAGCAGATCGTGTCCGGCAAAAAGCATGTAAGCATCAGCAATATCGAGCCGGTCGGCAACTACGCGGTACGGATTACCTTCAGCGATGGGCACAATACCGGCTACTACATGTGGGAGACATTCCTTGCGCTCGGCAGAGAGCGGGAGCAGATCTGGCAGACCTATATTGACGCGCTTGACGCGCGTGGCCTGTCTCGGTGA
- a CDS encoding L,D-transpeptidase: protein MRKFWTLALGALTSLGVMATSVETSSALTYFDPVTRTWQKAGAHYGKSPIKRETVSYQTKHKPGTIIVNTKERRLYLVLEGGKALKYGVGVGRTGFQWAGTHRVTRKAEWPGWTPPPAMRKREARKGRKLPAYMPGGPRNPLGARALYIGSTIYRIHGSNEPRTIGQAVSSGCIRMANEDVIHLYDKIRVGAKVIVQR, encoded by the coding sequence ATGCGTAAATTTTGGACTTTGGCGCTGGGCGCGCTGACCTCACTCGGCGTTATGGCAACAAGCGTTGAGACCAGCTCTGCACTGACCTATTTTGATCCGGTCACACGGACTTGGCAGAAAGCCGGTGCCCACTATGGCAAGTCTCCCATCAAGCGTGAGACTGTCAGCTATCAGACAAAGCACAAGCCTGGCACAATCATTGTCAACACCAAGGAGCGTCGCCTCTATTTGGTGCTTGAAGGTGGCAAGGCGCTGAAATATGGCGTCGGCGTTGGCCGGACGGGCTTTCAGTGGGCGGGCACCCATCGTGTAACCCGCAAAGCGGAATGGCCAGGCTGGACACCACCGCCTGCCATGCGCAAGCGTGAAGCCCGCAAGGGCCGCAAACTTCCGGCCTATATGCCAGGCGGACCGCGTAATCCGCTCGGCGCGCGGGCGCTCTATATCGGCTCAACCATCTATCGTATTCACGGCTCAAACGAGCCGCGCACCATCGGACAGGCCGTTTCATCCGGCTGCATCCGTATGGCCAATGAGGACGTGATCCACCTCTATGATAAGATCAGAGTCGGCGCCAAGGTTATCGTCCAGCGCTAG
- a CDS encoding fumarate hydratase, producing MTFTYTPVFPLGADETPYKKLTSDYVSTTEFQGQEILTVEPEALRLLSEQAFMDINHLLRPGHLAQLRRILEDPEATDNDRFVAYDLLKNANIASGGILPMCQDTGTAIVMGKKGRRIWTDGSDEAALGKGVLDAYEKRNLRYSQLAPISMFEEKNTRTNLPAQIELYADGEDAYKFQFIAKGGGSANKTFLFQGTPSLLTPDRLIDFIKEKILTLGTAACPPYHLAVVVGGMSAEQNLKTVKLASTRYLDGLPTAGSEAGHAFRDLEMEEQIHKLTQKTGVGAQFGGKYFCHDVRVVRLPRHGASLPIGIGVSCSADRQALGKITKDGVFLEQLEEHPAKYMPDIKDDDLSGDVVKVDLNRSMSEILGQLTRHPIKTRLSLSGTIIVARDLAHSKLRDRVESGGDLPDYFKNHPIYYAGPAKTPEGYASGSFGPTTAGRMDAYVDQFQALGGSMVMLAKGNRSRQVREACQKHGGFYLGSIGGPAARLAQDCIKKVECVEFEELGMEAIWRIEVEDFPAFIVVDDKGNDFFQALNLG from the coding sequence ATGACTTTTACCTATACGCCTGTCTTTCCGCTTGGAGCTGACGAGACTCCATACAAGAAACTCACCTCCGACTATGTGTCGACGACCGAGTTTCAGGGTCAGGAGATCCTGACTGTGGAACCGGAAGCCTTGCGGCTTCTGTCCGAGCAGGCATTCATGGATATCAACCATCTGCTGCGTCCCGGGCATCTCGCCCAGCTCCGAAGGATTCTGGAAGACCCGGAAGCAACCGACAATGACCGGTTTGTCGCCTATGACCTCCTGAAGAATGCCAATATTGCCTCGGGGGGCATCCTGCCGATGTGCCAGGATACCGGAACAGCCATCGTCATGGGCAAGAAAGGTCGCCGCATCTGGACAGATGGAAGCGATGAAGCCGCGCTTGGCAAGGGTGTGCTGGATGCCTATGAGAAGCGCAATCTTCGCTACAGCCAGCTTGCGCCTATCTCCATGTTTGAGGAGAAGAACACCCGCACCAATCTGCCGGCCCAGATCGAACTCTATGCGGATGGTGAAGACGCCTACAAGTTCCAGTTCATCGCCAAGGGGGGCGGGTCTGCCAACAAGACATTTCTGTTCCAGGGTACGCCGTCCCTGCTGACCCCGGATCGGCTGATTGACTTCATCAAAGAGAAAATCCTGACGCTCGGAACCGCAGCTTGCCCGCCTTATCACCTTGCAGTGGTCGTGGGTGGCATGTCGGCTGAGCAGAATCTGAAAACCGTCAAGCTGGCCTCCACCCGCTATCTTGATGGACTGCCCACGGCAGGTTCTGAGGCCGGACACGCCTTCCGCGACCTTGAGATGGAAGAGCAGATTCACAAGCTGACCCAGAAAACGGGTGTCGGTGCTCAGTTTGGCGGCAAATATTTCTGTCATGACGTACGCGTTGTCCGCCTGCCCCGACATGGTGCATCTCTGCCCATTGGTATCGGTGTCTCCTGTTCTGCTGACCGTCAGGCCCTGGGCAAGATCACCAAGGATGGCGTATTCCTTGAACAGCTTGAGGAACACCCGGCCAAATACATGCCGGACATCAAGGATGACGATCTGTCCGGCGATGTGGTGAAGGTCGACCTCAATCGTTCCATGAGCGAGATTCTCGGTCAGTTGACGCGGCACCCGATCAAGACCCGCCTATCTCTCAGCGGCACAATCATCGTGGCTCGTGACCTGGCCCATTCCAAGCTGCGGGATCGGGTTGAATCAGGCGGTGATCTGCCGGACTATTTCAAGAACCATCCGATTTATTATGCAGGCCCTGCCAAAACACCGGAAGGTTATGCATCAGGCTCCTTTGGACCAACCACAGCCGGACGCATGGACGCCTATGTGGATCAGTTCCAGGCTCTGGGCGGTTCCATGGTCATGCTGGCCAAGGGCAACCGCTCCCGCCAGGTGCGTGAAGCTTGTCAGAAGCATGGCGGTTTCTATCTCGGCTCAATCGGCGGCCCGGCAGCTCGTCTTGCCCAGGACTGCATCAAGAAGGTGGAGTGCGTCGAGTTTGAAGAGCTTGGCATGGAAGCCATCTGGCGGATTGAAGTGGAAGACTTCCCAGCCTTCATCGTGGTTGACGACAAAGGCAACGACTTTTTCCAGGCGCTCAATCTTGGATAG
- a CDS encoding undecaprenyl-phosphate glucose phosphotransferase, giving the protein MSTLDIQTSHNPEAGYIEPVVIQRLMKLGDLVVFALLSFALTRYFVGMVNVFELTVAVFNAWLAATANVFLLRQTYHYGIRKLLSPWPSVLTAGVVVIAAGGGVWCVLHFGFFGLTLDWFWGWCLSALAYVFASRALFKFMARPAERDGRFVRRIAIVGGGQHAEDVLNLLEESARNQIEVIGIFDDRKDSRSPDSVKKYQKLGTVSDLHDYARHNRIDQIIVTIPQTAEVRLLQVLKRLWELPIDIRISALSSKLRLQPRSYSYIGSLPLLDAFDRPLAGWNEFTKNIFDRCAATLMLIMLSPVLAAVAIAIRLESKGPVIFRQKRYGFNNELITVFKFRSMYTDLCDRNASKLVTKDDPRVTRVGRFIRKTSLDELPQLANVVLGTMSLVGPRPHAISAKADNHLYEDVVDGYFARHRIKPGITGWAQVNGYRGETDTREKIEGRVKLDLEYINKWSILFDIYIILMTPFSLLFKNENAY; this is encoded by the coding sequence ATGAGTACGCTAGATATTCAGACAAGTCATAATCCGGAAGCAGGATATATCGAGCCTGTGGTCATCCAGCGTCTTATGAAGCTGGGTGACCTGGTCGTCTTCGCGCTTCTGTCATTTGCGCTTACGCGCTATTTCGTTGGCATGGTCAATGTGTTCGAGCTGACCGTAGCCGTCTTCAATGCATGGCTGGCGGCAACGGCCAATGTATTTCTGCTGCGCCAGACCTATCACTACGGTATCAGGAAACTCCTGTCTCCCTGGCCATCGGTCCTGACAGCAGGTGTTGTCGTCATCGCTGCAGGTGGCGGTGTCTGGTGTGTCCTTCATTTTGGTTTCTTTGGCCTGACGCTCGACTGGTTCTGGGGGTGGTGTCTTTCGGCGCTCGCCTATGTTTTTGCCTCGCGCGCCCTGTTCAAGTTTATGGCTCGACCGGCAGAACGCGATGGGCGGTTTGTCCGGCGTATCGCTATTGTGGGCGGTGGCCAGCATGCGGAAGATGTGTTGAATCTGCTTGAGGAATCAGCTCGCAACCAGATTGAAGTCATTGGTATCTTTGATGATCGGAAGGATAGCCGGTCACCGGATTCTGTGAAGAAATACCAGAAGCTGGGTACCGTATCCGATTTGCATGATTACGCGCGGCATAACCGTATTGACCAGATTATCGTAACCATTCCTCAGACTGCAGAAGTGCGACTGCTTCAGGTCCTGAAACGTCTCTGGGAGTTGCCTATTGATATTCGTATCAGTGCGCTTTCGAGCAAGCTGCGGCTGCAGCCGAGATCCTATTCTTATATCGGGTCTCTGCCGCTGTTGGATGCGTTCGACAGGCCGCTTGCTGGCTGGAACGAGTTCACCAAGAATATCTTTGATCGCTGTGCGGCCACTCTGATGCTGATCATGCTGAGTCCTGTTCTGGCTGCGGTTGCCATTGCAATCAGGCTTGAGAGCAAGGGGCCGGTTATCTTTCGTCAGAAACGCTACGGCTTCAACAATGAACTGATCACCGTCTTCAAGTTCCGTTCCATGTATACGGATCTGTGTGACCGTAATGCCAGCAAGCTGGTGACAAAGGATGACCCGCGTGTCACGCGTGTTGGCCGGTTCATCCGCAAGACATCTCTGGACGAGCTGCCACAGCTGGCGAACGTTGTTCTCGGCACTATGTCACTGGTCGGACCGCGTCCTCATGCGATCTCTGCCAAGGCGGATAACCACCTCTATGAAGATGTGGTCGACGGTTATTTTGCCCGCCATCGCATCAAGCCGGGTATCACCGGCTGGGCACAGGTGAACGGCTATCGCGGTGAGACTGATACCCGCGAAAAGATTGAGGGCCGCGTGAAACTCGACCTCGAATACATCAACAAGTGGTCCATCCTGTTTGATATCTACATCATTCTGATGACACCGTTCTCCCTGCTGTTCAAAAACGAGAATGCCTACTGA
- the pcaF gene encoding 3-oxoadipyl-CoA thiolase, producing MTEAYICDYIRTPIGRFAGALSSVRADDLAAIPIRALKDRQPDVDWAEVDDCILGCANQAGEDNRNLARMAVLLAGLPISVPGTTVNRLCGSGMDAITMAARAIKAGEADLMIAGGSESMSRAPLVMPKAEQAFSRSAELFDTTIGWRFVNPLMEAQYGIDSMPETAENVAEQFGISRADQDAFALRSQKKAAAAQDDGRLAEEITPVTVSARKGASVQVTLDEHVRPNTTAEMLAGLKAPFREGGSVTAGNASGVNDGAAALLIASEEAIARYNLRPIARILGGAVAGVEPRIMGMGPAPASEKLMARLGLDIADFETIELNEAFAAQGLAVMRALGLADDAEHVNPNGGAIALGHPLGMSGVRLVGTAALELKRRSGKRALATMCIGVGQGIALAIEAV from the coding sequence ATGACCGAGGCCTATATCTGCGATTACATCCGAACGCCTATCGGTCGTTTTGCCGGTGCCCTGTCGTCTGTGCGGGCAGATGACCTGGCCGCCATCCCGATCCGCGCTTTGAAGGACAGGCAACCGGATGTGGACTGGGCTGAAGTGGATGACTGCATTCTGGGATGTGCCAATCAGGCGGGGGAAGACAACCGCAATCTGGCGCGTATGGCCGTGCTTCTGGCCGGGTTGCCGATTTCTGTTCCCGGAACCACCGTCAATCGGCTTTGTGGCTCAGGCATGGATGCAATCACCATGGCAGCCCGTGCCATCAAGGCAGGCGAAGCGGATCTGATGATAGCCGGTGGCAGTGAGAGCATGTCGCGGGCTCCGCTGGTCATGCCCAAGGCCGAACAGGCCTTTTCGCGCTCAGCAGAGCTTTTTGATACCACGATTGGCTGGCGCTTCGTCAATCCGCTGATGGAAGCGCAATATGGCATCGATTCCATGCCGGAAACGGCTGAAAATGTAGCTGAGCAGTTCGGAATAAGCCGGGCCGATCAGGATGCCTTTGCCCTCCGCTCCCAGAAGAAAGCGGCTGCAGCGCAGGATGATGGGCGTCTGGCAGAAGAGATCACGCCTGTTACGGTTTCGGCGCGGAAGGGCGCATCCGTTCAGGTCACGTTGGATGAGCATGTGAGGCCGAACACCACCGCCGAGATGCTGGCCGGGTTGAAAGCGCCGTTCCGTGAGGGCGGCAGCGTGACTGCAGGCAATGCGTCCGGTGTCAACGATGGGGCAGCTGCACTCCTTATTGCGTCTGAAGAAGCCATCGCGCGCTATAATCTCAGGCCGATAGCACGAATTCTTGGTGGTGCTGTAGCGGGTGTTGAACCGCGTATCATGGGCATGGGACCCGCTCCGGCATCGGAAAAGCTGATGGCCCGTCTTGGACTGGATATTGCTGACTTCGAGACTATTGAGCTGAACGAAGCCTTTGCCGCACAAGGGTTGGCCGTTATGCGTGCCTTGGGACTTGCTGATGATGCCGAGCATGTGAATCCGAATGGTGGTGCCATAGCCCTGGGACATCCTCTCGGCATGTCTGGTGTCCGACTGGTTGGAACAGCGGCTCTGGAGCTGAAACGGCGATCGGGTAAACGGGCTCTGGCGACCATGTGTATCGGCGTCGGGCAGGGGATTGCACTGGCCATTGAGGCCGTGTGA
- a CDS encoding Rrf2 family transcriptional regulator, whose amino-acid sequence MRLTKQTSYALRILMHCAMKGDEYAKIAEIAKTYAITEYNVFKIVPLLVQAGFLDTARGRNGGIKLAMPAPSIRIGDVVRATEETYIQADCFGSGVEECAIQQASPLNRMLDRALDAFVTVLDEHTLEDIMPHRARAGQAPAEVVAALDA is encoded by the coding sequence ATGCGTTTAACAAAACAGACCAGCTACGCGCTGCGCATTCTGATGCATTGCGCCATGAAAGGCGATGAATACGCCAAAATCGCAGAGATCGCGAAAACCTATGCGATTACTGAATACAACGTGTTCAAGATCGTACCACTTCTCGTTCAGGCCGGATTCCTGGACACTGCACGCGGTCGCAATGGCGGTATTAAGCTTGCGATGCCTGCGCCTTCCATTCGCATTGGTGATGTGGTTCGCGCCACGGAAGAGACCTACATCCAGGCAGACTGTTTCGGATCGGGTGTGGAAGAATGTGCAATTCAGCAGGCCAGCCCGCTGAACAGAATGCTCGACCGGGCACTTGATGCATTTGTGACCGTTCTGGACGAACACACGCTCGAAGATATCATGCCCCATCGCGCGCGTGCCGGACAGGCTCCGGCTGAGGTTGTTGCTGCTCTTGATGCCTGA
- the gph gene encoding phosphoglycolate phosphatase (PGP is an essential enzyme in the glycolate salvage pathway in higher organisms (photorespiration in plants). Phosphoglycolate results from the oxidase activity of RubisCO in the Calvin cycle when concentrations of carbon dioxide are low relative to oxygen. This enzyme is a member of the Haloacid Dehalogenase (HAD) superfamily of aspartate-nucleophile hydrolase enzymes (PF00702).) → MADDRLVVFDLDGTLVDTAPDLLTSLNHVLATEGYQPASREQISFLLGQGARKMLERGLELNNISLPDTELDRLFQDFLTYYGSHIADHSRPFPGVINAMDWLRENGCRFAVCTNKLESLSRTLLNNLQLADYFETVAGRDTFPVCKPNPDHLFGTIKAAGGNPQRSVLIGDSKTDIATAKAAGIPVVAVTFGYTDIPVTELGPDSIIDHFDQLIEAVDQVLPPL, encoded by the coding sequence ATGGCTGATGACCGCCTCGTGGTGTTTGATCTGGACGGAACCCTTGTGGATACGGCTCCCGATCTCCTGACCTCGTTGAACCATGTCCTGGCTACAGAGGGTTACCAGCCTGCCTCGCGGGAGCAGATCAGTTTTCTGCTCGGCCAGGGTGCGCGCAAGATGCTGGAACGCGGGCTGGAGTTGAATAATATCTCCTTGCCCGACACAGAACTTGACCGGCTGTTTCAGGACTTCCTCACCTATTATGGCAGCCATATCGCTGATCACAGTCGCCCTTTTCCAGGCGTCATCAATGCGATGGACTGGCTGCGTGAGAACGGTTGCCGCTTTGCCGTCTGCACCAACAAGCTGGAAAGCCTGTCACGGACTCTGCTCAATAATCTGCAGCTTGCGGACTATTTCGAAACTGTGGCTGGCCGGGATACATTTCCGGTCTGCAAGCCAAACCCGGACCATCTTTTTGGCACGATAAAGGCTGCGGGTGGCAATCCGCAGCGGAGTGTACTGATTGGTGATTCAAAAACCGATATCGCCACAGCCAAGGCCGCGGGCATTCCCGTTGTCGCGGTCACCTTCGGCTATACGGATATTCCGGTGACCGAGCTGGGGCCTGATAGCATCATCGATCATTTTGACCAGCTGATCGAGGCCGTCGACCAGGTACTCCCGCCGCTTTAG